One Nicotiana tomentosiformis chromosome 4, ASM39032v3, whole genome shotgun sequence genomic window carries:
- the LOC104095013 gene encoding L-tryptophan--pyruvate aminotransferase 1-like, protein MVTVGDPVMYESYWLKMGNKCDITLSGYQSLTYFANAKNLCWFLEPKLEEIKKLHNVVGNTVVDDHYVVVGTRSRQLTQDALYALSPTVEPESISVVSAAPFYPEVTDFVRSVLYKWAGDARNFEKDGPYTEFITSPNNPDGVT, encoded by the coding sequence ATGGTGACTGTTGGTGATCCAGTAATGTATGAATCATACTGGCTAAAGATGGGCAACAAGTGTGACATTACATTAAGTGGTTATCAGTCATTGACTTATTTTGCTAATGCCAAGAACTTGTGCTGGTTCTTGGAGCCAAAACTAGAAGAGATCAAGAAGCTACACAATGTGGTTGGAAATACAGTTGTGGATGATCATTACGTCGTCGTTGGGACAAGATCAAGACAGCTTACTCAGGATGCACTCTATGCTCTTTCTCCTACAGTTGAACCTGAATCAATCAGTGTAGTTTCAGCTGCACCTTTCTATCCAGAAGTGACTGATTTTGTGCGCTCAGTGCTGTACAAATGGGCAGGAGATGCAAGAAATTTTGAGAAAGATGGACCATATACTGAGTTCATTACATCTCCAAATAACCCAGATGGGGTTACTTGA